From a single Bremerella cremea genomic region:
- the recA gene encoding recombinase RecA, translating to MVTVATKSNGKMAAKKAKSSGKGTAAKGTEAKKDVFAGNTTLKTTLSQIEKSFGEGAIMPLGNDFKVIEGISTGSLSLDLALGGKGIPRGRIIEMFGPESSGKTTLALHCIAEAQKNGGIAAFVDAEHALDPSWAKKLGVQLETLLVSQPSSGEEAMQITEMLVKSNAVDVIVVDSVAALVPKAELNGEIGDSHVGLQARLMSQSMRKLTGAISKSKTSVIFINQIREKVGVMFGSPETTPGGRALKFYCSCRVDVRRIGQLKDGEDVVGQRVRTKIVKNKVAPPFRIAEFDMMHKDGISYEGDVLDLGLTHKIVARSGAWFRYGDMQLGQGKEKARVFLVENPEITEEIKQKVMVAVAPVVPPMVSDDEDPGEEMPEAEEF from the coding sequence ATGGTCACAGTCGCAACTAAGAGCAACGGTAAGATGGCAGCCAAGAAAGCAAAATCGTCCGGCAAGGGCACCGCCGCTAAAGGGACGGAAGCCAAAAAGGATGTATTTGCGGGGAATACAACCCTGAAGACGACTCTTTCGCAAATCGAAAAGTCGTTCGGAGAAGGGGCAATTATGCCCCTGGGCAACGATTTCAAGGTAATCGAAGGGATTTCGACCGGTTCGCTTTCCCTTGATCTGGCCCTGGGGGGCAAAGGGATTCCGCGGGGACGAATCATCGAAATGTTCGGCCCGGAATCAAGTGGTAAAACAACGCTGGCATTGCACTGTATTGCCGAAGCCCAGAAGAACGGGGGCATCGCCGCATTCGTGGATGCCGAGCACGCACTCGATCCTAGTTGGGCGAAAAAACTTGGCGTTCAATTAGAGACCTTGCTGGTCAGTCAGCCATCCAGTGGTGAAGAAGCGATGCAGATCACCGAGATGCTGGTTAAATCGAACGCGGTGGATGTGATTGTGGTCGACTCGGTCGCCGCTCTGGTTCCCAAGGCGGAACTCAATGGCGAAATCGGTGACTCGCATGTTGGTCTTCAAGCTCGTTTGATGAGCCAGTCGATGCGTAAGCTGACCGGTGCGATCTCGAAGTCGAAGACCAGCGTGATTTTCATCAACCAGATCCGTGAAAAGGTCGGGGTGATGTTCGGTAGTCCTGAAACGACGCCAGGTGGTCGCGCCCTAAAGTTCTACTGCTCGTGTCGCGTCGATGTTCGCCGCATTGGGCAATTGAAAGACGGGGAAGACGTGGTCGGCCAACGGGTACGGACCAAGATCGTCAAGAACAAAGTCGCTCCTCCTTTCCGGATCGCCGAGTTCGACATGATGCACAAAGATGGCATCAGCTACGAAGGGGACGTGCTAGATTTAGGCCTGACCCATAAGATCGTGGCTCGCAGCGGGGCTTGGTTTCGCTACGGTGATATGCAGTTGGGGCAAGGTAAGGAAAAGGCTCGGGTGTTCCTGGTTGAAAATCCGGAGATAACCGAGGAAATCAAGCAAAAAGTGATGGTGGCCGTGGCTCCCGTGGTTCCTCCGATGGTCTCCGACGACGAAGATCCTGGCGAGGAAATGCCAGAGGCTGAGGAATTTTAA
- the thpR gene encoding RNA 2',3'-cyclic phosphodiesterase, translating to MEATRCFLAVRISTDVRRRAERLMKKLSSAGSDVKWVESENLHITTNFLGDITGQYLVDISMKTLEVAERHAAFDLEMVGTGAFPDTENPRTLWIGAGEGGEQLIALQEDLTESLAAIGFPPDSRKKYHPHLTLGRLKRFTPEVADLKTLLEENAELPMGQSRVKEVCIFASKLDRTGPKYTLIGRGQLG from the coding sequence ATGGAAGCGACTCGTTGTTTTCTGGCCGTGCGGATTTCCACGGACGTGCGGCGACGCGCCGAGAGACTGATGAAAAAGCTCTCGAGCGCCGGGTCCGACGTGAAGTGGGTTGAGTCAGAAAATCTGCATATTACGACCAATTTTCTCGGGGATATTACCGGCCAGTATCTGGTCGATATCTCGATGAAGACGCTGGAGGTTGCCGAACGCCATGCCGCGTTTGATTTAGAAATGGTTGGCACCGGCGCCTTTCCTGATACCGAAAATCCACGCACGCTCTGGATTGGGGCAGGGGAGGGGGGCGAACAGTTGATCGCCTTGCAGGAAGATCTTACCGAAAGTCTAGCCGCGATCGGCTTTCCACCTGATTCGCGGAAGAAGTACCATCCTCACCTGACGCTGGGGCGTTTGAAGCGATTTACCCCGGAAGTGGCTGATTTAAAGACGCTGCTGGAAGAGAATGCAGAATTGCCAATGGGCCAATCTCGGGTCAAAGAGGTGTGTATCTTCGCTAGCAAGCTGGACCGAACCGGCCCCAAATATACGCTTATTGGGCGTGGCCAACTGGGCTAG
- a CDS encoding PfkB family carbohydrate kinase — MSLLVVGSIAIDSIHTPTEVRENILGGSATHFSYAASFFSGVRMVGVVGDDWQQEHTKLLTDRGIDTSGIEVQEGGKTFRWTGKYHANMNDRDTLEVHLNVLENFSPVLSEEAKRCPFVFLANGSPSTQLKVLDQMTGPQLVVADTMDLWIEIERDELKKLMQRIDGLVLNDSEAKLLTEEENLVRAGQKVLEYGPKFVVLKKGEHGAMFFSKGESYVMPAFPTPDVVDPTGAGDSFAGGMMGYLAQQNNFEPKTLKEAMAYGTVVASYIVEDFSLDRMKEIGREEIDQRLGQYRQMLSF, encoded by the coding sequence ATGTCACTTCTGGTCGTCGGTTCTATTGCCATCGATTCAATCCATACCCCCACAGAGGTCCGGGAAAACATTCTGGGTGGGTCTGCCACGCATTTTTCTTATGCCGCCAGCTTCTTTAGCGGTGTCCGCATGGTGGGTGTTGTGGGGGATGATTGGCAACAAGAGCATACCAAACTGCTGACCGACCGAGGCATCGATACTTCGGGCATCGAAGTCCAAGAAGGTGGCAAAACGTTCCGCTGGACCGGCAAATACCACGCGAACATGAACGACCGTGACACGCTGGAAGTTCATTTGAACGTGCTAGAGAACTTCAGCCCGGTACTTTCCGAAGAAGCCAAACGCTGCCCGTTTGTGTTTCTGGCGAACGGTTCCCCTTCAACGCAGTTGAAGGTCTTGGATCAGATGACCGGTCCCCAGTTGGTTGTGGCCGACACCATGGATCTGTGGATCGAGATCGAACGCGACGAACTGAAGAAACTGATGCAGCGCATCGATGGTTTGGTGCTGAACGATAGCGAAGCCAAGTTGCTGACCGAAGAAGAAAACTTGGTCCGGGCTGGGCAAAAAGTGCTGGAATATGGGCCGAAATTCGTGGTGCTGAAGAAAGGCGAACATGGGGCGATGTTCTTCTCGAAGGGAGAATCGTACGTGATGCCTGCCTTCCCGACGCCTGATGTGGTCGATCCGACCGGGGCGGGCGATAGTTTCGCGGGCGGCATGATGGGTTACCTGGCTCAGCAAAACAACTTCGAGCCTAAGACCTTAAAGGAAGCGATGGCCTATGGAACGGTCGTGGCAAGCTACATCGTCGAGGACTTCAGCCTGGACCGGATGAAGGAGATTGGTCGCGAAGAAATCGATCAACGTCTCGGCCAATATCGACAGATGCTGTCGTTCTAA
- a CDS encoding N(4)-(beta-N-acetylglucosaminyl)-L-asparaginase, with the protein MKLIASHNGLEATRLAWQELQRGQQLIDAVVQGVTLVEDDPDEVTVGYGGLPDEQGHVTLDAAVMDGRTHRGGSIIGLKEIRHVSQVALCLMRESRRVMLQGEGAYQFALAAGFPTENLLTEKARKLWRLWKRTYQANKEWLPAPDTAENQQLREILDQMYRHPAGTVHVAGQDAAKDLACCTSTSGHCFKTKGRIGDSPIFGAGLYVDNEYGTCGSIGHGEANLLNCSSFHAVQLMGQGMTPRDAGMTVLERVAQHAPPFEVDARGRANFNLQLYLLGKDGSHAGVCLRGDWKIAVTDENGPRVETCEPFYQD; encoded by the coding sequence ATGAAACTCATTGCCTCTCACAACGGTTTAGAAGCGACTCGCTTGGCTTGGCAGGAATTACAACGCGGCCAGCAGCTGATCGATGCCGTGGTCCAGGGGGTGACACTTGTTGAAGATGACCCTGATGAAGTGACGGTTGGCTATGGCGGGCTGCCTGACGAGCAGGGTCATGTCACCCTCGACGCCGCCGTGATGGATGGCCGGACGCACCGGGGCGGCTCGATCATCGGGCTCAAAGAGATTCGCCACGTTTCCCAGGTTGCTCTTTGTTTGATGCGAGAATCGCGCCGGGTGATGCTGCAAGGAGAAGGGGCTTATCAGTTCGCTCTAGCAGCGGGCTTTCCGACCGAGAACCTCTTAACCGAGAAAGCACGGAAGTTATGGCGTTTGTGGAAACGAACCTATCAGGCCAACAAGGAGTGGTTGCCTGCACCAGATACGGCAGAGAACCAACAGCTCCGTGAGATCTTGGATCAGATGTATCGGCATCCCGCAGGGACGGTGCATGTGGCCGGGCAAGACGCGGCAAAAGATTTAGCGTGTTGCACGTCGACCAGTGGACACTGCTTCAAAACAAAGGGGAGAATCGGGGATTCGCCCATCTTTGGGGCTGGGCTGTATGTCGATAACGAGTACGGTACGTGCGGTAGTATTGGCCATGGTGAAGCCAATTTGTTGAACTGTTCCAGCTTTCATGCCGTGCAGTTGATGGGGCAAGGCATGACGCCTCGCGATGCCGGTATGACCGTGCTAGAACGCGTTGCCCAGCATGCTCCGCCGTTTGAAGTCGATGCCCGGGGCCGCGCGAATTTCAATCTTCAACTGTACTTGCTCGGCAAAGACGGCTCGCATGCTGGCGTTTGCTTGCGAGGAGATTGGAAGATTGCCGTTACCGACGAAAACGGTCCGCGGGTAGAAACCTGCGAGCCGTTTTATCAGGACTAA
- a CDS encoding class I SAM-dependent rRNA methyltransferase, with translation MTDESVVTPPETKLPKVKLRPRKAQPFFGRHPWVRDSGIDKVIGKVEDGDVVELISDKDRFIAYGLINRNSHLRVRLYSWDPEAKLDHAFWRSRLERAIQMRRELGMLREDSGCRLVYSEADGLSGLVVEYFAGHLVIQITSLGMYKQLEQIVALLEDLLQPKSISLRGEAGILKLEGLEIEPRVVSGEVPAEPIELVENDLRYEVGLSEGQKTGFYLDQRDNRRVAANIIPAGSKVLDMFCYSGGFALNAAKHAQASHVHGVDGSGPAISAAERNAERNQLTNVTFEKADCFDYLKARVDAGDQYDAIVLDPPKFTKSRRTIDEALRAYFHINRHAAQLLRPGGILVTCSCSGNVSRDEFQMMLLGVSQKSGRDFRILEQRGAAPDHPVSATCLESEYLKCFIASVG, from the coding sequence ATGACGGACGAATCGGTCGTGACTCCCCCTGAAACGAAGCTTCCTAAGGTCAAGCTGCGGCCCCGCAAAGCCCAGCCGTTCTTTGGTCGACATCCTTGGGTCCGCGATAGCGGCATCGACAAGGTGATTGGCAAGGTGGAAGATGGCGATGTGGTTGAACTGATCAGCGACAAAGATCGCTTCATTGCCTACGGCTTGATCAATCGGAACAGCCATCTCCGCGTGCGGCTTTACTCGTGGGATCCTGAGGCCAAGCTCGATCATGCGTTTTGGCGAAGTCGGCTAGAGCGAGCGATTCAGATGCGTCGTGAACTGGGCATGCTGCGCGAAGATAGCGGCTGCCGACTTGTTTACAGCGAAGCAGACGGGCTCAGCGGCTTGGTCGTCGAGTATTTCGCCGGGCATCTGGTGATTCAGATTACTTCGCTGGGGATGTACAAGCAGCTAGAGCAAATCGTGGCTCTGCTGGAAGATTTGCTGCAGCCCAAAAGTATTTCGCTGCGTGGGGAAGCAGGCATCTTGAAGCTGGAAGGCTTAGAGATCGAACCACGCGTGGTCAGTGGCGAAGTCCCTGCCGAACCGATCGAGCTGGTCGAGAACGACTTGCGTTACGAAGTGGGGCTTTCGGAAGGCCAGAAAACCGGCTTCTATCTCGATCAGCGGGACAATCGCCGCGTGGCGGCCAACATAATTCCTGCTGGCTCGAAGGTGTTGGACATGTTCTGCTATAGCGGTGGCTTTGCCCTGAATGCCGCCAAGCATGCCCAGGCCTCCCACGTCCATGGGGTCGACGGCAGCGGTCCGGCGATTTCCGCTGCCGAGCGTAACGCCGAGCGAAATCAGTTGACCAATGTTACCTTCGAGAAAGCAGATTGCTTCGATTACTTGAAGGCCCGTGTCGATGCCGGGGATCAGTACGACGCGATCGTGCTCGATCCGCCGAAGTTCACCAAGTCGCGGCGAACGATCGATGAAGCGTTGCGTGCTTACTTTCATATCAATCGCCATGCGGCTCAGCTGCTGCGACCAGGCGGGATTCTCGTAACCTGCAGTTGCAGTGGCAACGTCAGTCGCGATGAATTTCAGATGATGCTGTTAGGGGTTTCGCAGAAGTCGGGGCGTGACTTCCGGATTCTCGAACAGCGTGGCGCGGCGCCAGATCATCCGGTGAGTGCGACCTGTTTAGAGAGCGAATACCTGAAGTGCTTCATCGCCAGCGTCGGATAA
- the gltX gene encoding glutamate--tRNA ligase has translation MAPVRTRFAPSPTGYLHIGGVRTALFNWLFARRHGGQFILRIDDTDQERNVEAALQPILEGFRWLGIDWDEGAEVGGPYEPYYQSQRLERYQSAAQKLIEDGFAYYDYSTPEEVNRERDLAMAEKRPFQYSRNWMATTPEERAKFEAEGRACVVRLKMPREGVCAFTDLVRGDVSFEWSKENDHVIQRNDGSCLYHLASVVDDYDFKISHVIRAEEHLPNTPRQIFIAQSLGYELPEYAHLPYVAEPGSKNKLSKRKLEKYLKNQDFKRLNEHGEEIAKRLGMTTSAETFNPVIVDFYEASGYLPSAILNYLVLLGWSLDDKTEDFTVPQMIENFSLERVTKAPASFDCKKLWAFQDRHMQTLSTAEKAAGMLPYLQKAGLVADPAPAGEMEKLEKIVAACGDRLKTMGDILSYADYFYVADDKMEMDEKGFKKRLGDAEAQAILATFRNHLSGVEDWTVEHLDKEMHAFIDEAGIKIGDLIHAVRLSVTGKTVGPGMFDCLAILGKESCLHRMDATLKLAQETFSPEA, from the coding sequence ATGGCACCTGTTCGCACTCGTTTCGCCCCCAGTCCGACTGGTTATCTTCACATCGGCGGGGTTCGTACCGCACTGTTTAACTGGCTGTTTGCGCGCCGTCATGGTGGGCAGTTCATCCTGCGGATCGACGACACCGACCAAGAACGCAACGTGGAAGCGGCGTTGCAGCCAATCTTGGAAGGTTTTCGCTGGCTGGGCATCGATTGGGATGAAGGGGCTGAAGTTGGTGGCCCTTACGAGCCGTACTATCAATCGCAACGGCTAGAGCGTTATCAGTCCGCCGCTCAGAAGTTGATTGAAGACGGGTTCGCCTATTACGACTATTCCACGCCGGAAGAAGTCAATCGCGAGCGTGACTTGGCAATGGCCGAAAAGCGTCCGTTTCAGTATAGCCGCAATTGGATGGCGACCACACCGGAAGAACGCGCCAAGTTCGAGGCAGAAGGTCGCGCCTGCGTGGTGCGATTGAAAATGCCCCGCGAAGGCGTTTGTGCGTTTACCGACTTGGTGCGTGGCGATGTGTCGTTTGAATGGTCGAAAGAAAACGACCACGTGATCCAACGGAACGACGGTTCCTGCTTGTATCACTTGGCGAGCGTGGTTGATGACTACGATTTCAAAATCTCGCACGTCATCCGGGCGGAAGAGCATCTGCCCAACACGCCCCGGCAAATCTTCATTGCGCAGTCGCTGGGCTACGAACTGCCCGAGTATGCTCACTTGCCTTACGTGGCCGAGCCTGGCAGTAAGAACAAGCTGAGCAAGCGGAAGCTGGAAAAGTATCTGAAGAACCAAGACTTCAAGCGGTTGAACGAACATGGCGAGGAAATCGCCAAGCGTTTGGGGATGACAACCTCGGCGGAAACGTTCAACCCGGTGATCGTCGACTTCTACGAAGCGAGCGGCTATTTGCCATCGGCGATCCTGAATTACTTAGTGCTGCTGGGATGGTCGTTGGATGACAAGACGGAAGACTTTACCGTCCCCCAGATGATCGAGAACTTCAGCCTAGAACGCGTTACGAAGGCACCTGCCAGCTTCGATTGCAAAAAGCTGTGGGCGTTTCAAGATCGCCACATGCAAACCCTGAGCACGGCCGAGAAGGCTGCCGGCATGCTGCCGTATCTGCAAAAGGCGGGCTTGGTCGCCGATCCGGCACCTGCGGGAGAGATGGAGAAGCTGGAAAAAATTGTTGCCGCGTGTGGTGATCGTTTGAAGACCATGGGCGATATCCTCTCGTACGCCGACTACTTCTATGTCGCTGACGACAAGATGGAGATGGACGAGAAGGGTTTCAAGAAGCGATTAGGTGACGCCGAGGCCCAGGCCATTCTGGCGACCTTCCGCAATCATTTGTCGGGGGTCGAAGATTGGACCGTCGAACATCTCGATAAAGAGATGCACGCTTTCATCGATGAAGCAGGCATCAAAATTGGTGATCTTATTCATGCCGTGCGACTGAGCGTGACCGGCAAAACGGTCGGGCCTGGCATGTTCGATTGTCTGGCGATCCTCGGTAAAGAATCGTGTTTGCATCGGATGGATGCCACGTTAAAGCTGGCTCAAGAAACGTTTTCCCCGGAAGCCTAA
- a CDS encoding fumarylacetoacetate hydrolase family protein has product MRLISYQSETGPRTAVARGDGYVDLHKADPLLPTQMKQLLPMLPTHREAILQAAQTGKLLDPTKTRLLPPVVEPQKILCIGLNYADHAAETGATVGDEPVVFNKFPTCLRANDAPIELPSVSKEVDYEAELVVVIGRTGKNIPQAEAMSYVAGYAVGHDVSARDWQKGKPGKQWLLGKSFDSFAPLGPELVTVDEIEDPHNLRIQCRLNGETMQDSSTSQLIFRIDFLIAYLSQICTLVPGDLIYTGTPPGVGMARNPPVFLKPGDRVEVEIEKLGTLSNPVVAGA; this is encoded by the coding sequence ATGCGTCTGATCAGCTATCAAAGTGAAACAGGGCCACGAACCGCAGTTGCACGTGGTGATGGCTATGTCGATTTGCACAAGGCCGACCCGCTGCTGCCCACCCAGATGAAGCAATTGCTGCCGATGCTACCGACGCATCGCGAGGCCATTTTGCAAGCGGCGCAAACTGGCAAGCTGCTTGATCCGACCAAAACCCGGCTGCTGCCCCCCGTAGTTGAACCGCAGAAAATCTTGTGCATCGGTTTGAACTATGCCGACCACGCCGCCGAAACCGGGGCTACCGTGGGGGACGAGCCTGTGGTGTTCAACAAGTTTCCGACTTGTTTGCGGGCCAATGACGCGCCAATCGAGCTCCCTTCGGTTAGCAAAGAGGTGGATTACGAAGCAGAACTAGTCGTCGTGATTGGCAGAACCGGCAAGAACATTCCTCAGGCAGAAGCCATGAGCTACGTCGCCGGCTACGCCGTTGGGCATGACGTCTCGGCGCGGGATTGGCAAAAAGGCAAACCGGGCAAGCAGTGGTTGCTTGGTAAGTCGTTCGATAGCTTTGCTCCTTTGGGCCCAGAACTGGTAACCGTCGACGAGATTGAAGATCCTCATAACCTTCGCATTCAATGCCGCCTCAACGGCGAGACCATGCAAGATTCGTCGACAAGCCAATTGATCTTTCGTATCGACTTTCTGATTGCATATCTCTCGCAGATTTGCACCCTGGTACCGGGCGACTTGATTTACACCGGGACACCTCCAGGGGTTGGTATGGCGCGGAACCCCCCTGTGTTTCTCAAACCAGGCGACCGTGTCGAAGTGGAAATCGAAAAGCTTGGCACGTTGAGTAATCCAGTCGTGGCAGGGGCATAG